GGCGGGGCCGAGCTTGCTGGTTTCCTCCAGCATCTCCAGCCGGCGTCCGGCGAGCACGACGGTGAAGCCTGCATTCATCAGGGCAAGCGACGCGGCGCGTCCGACGCCGGTGCCGGCACCGGTGACGACGGCGATCTTGTTGGCTGCCTCAGTCATCTGGTTTCCTCTTTCTTGGCTTTTGCTTCGATCTCGGTCTTGTAGGGCGGACGCGGAATATTCTGGTGCGCCGCGCGCAGCGCCGCGGACCAGCGCGAGCGCAGGTCATGGAAATAGGGTTCGCCGGCCTCGATGCGGTGGTTGAGGTCGGCCTCGCAGGCGTCGGCGCGGACCACCAGCACGTCGATTGGCAGGCCGACGCCGAGGTTGGAGCGCATCGTCGAATCCATCGAGATCAGGCCGGTCTTCAGCGCCTCATAGAGCTCGACGTCGTAATGCATGGCGCGGTCGAGCACCGGTTTGCCGTATTTGTGCTCGCCGATCTGCAGGTACGGCGTGTCGGTGGTGCATTCGATGAAGTTGCCGGCGGTGTAGACCATGAACAGGCGCATCCGCGAGCCCTTGATCTGACCGCCGAACAGGAAGGAGACGTCGAAGGAGATGTCTTCGCCGCGCAGCGCTTCTCCCTCGGTTGCGTGCACGGCGCGGATGGCGCGGCCGATCCGCTGTGCCGCCTGGAACATGGTCGGCGCATTCATCAACGTTTCGAGCTCGCCGGTCTGCGGGTCTGCCATGCCCTCGGTCAGGGTCGATAGCACCGACTGGCTGATCGCCAGATTGCCGGCGCTCGCGACCGCCATGATGCGCTCGCCTGGCGTTTCGAAGATGTGCAGCTTGCGGAAGGTCGAGACATTGTCGAGGCCGGCATTGGTGCGGGTGTCCGCGATCATGACGAGGCCGTCTCGCACCAGAATTCCACAGCAATAGGTCATGTCCAGTCCCCGCCGGTCCGACTGTCTCGGCGCCAAACTAGTAGCCAATTTCACGGTGCCATCCAACCCCAATTCCTTTCCGCGGAACATGCGGTGAATGGTCAAAAATGGTTGCCTCTCGACCGCGTCGATGGCCAGGGCAGCGGCTGCCTTGGCTCGCGGCTGGCAACGGTCCCGGCAGCCCGAGGCGCCGTCCCGGTTCAGGAACGGCTGGCCGGAATGTTCAGCGCGATGCGCGGCCTCCAACGACGCAATGACTCATGCGCCTGCTCTGCGTTGCGCGCAGCCGGCAATGATCTGCCTCCCGCATCGTTGCGGCGCGCACGGCATTGTGCTCGACTGTTCGCGATCAACAAGAAAAAGAAATTCCGAGAGGCGAGAATGTCGTTCAGGCTGGCCGCATGCATTGCGGCGTTGGGTCTCGTGACCATGGCGGCAAGCCCAGCATTGGCGCAGAAGAAGGGTGGCACGCTGCGGCTCTATCACAACGACAATCCGCCCTCGACCTCGCTGCTCGAGGAATCCACCATCGCCTCGGTGATGCCGTTCGCGGCTGTATTCAACAATCTCGTGGTGTTCGACCCGGCCAAGGTTCACGAGAGCATCGACACCGTGATCCCCGATCTCGCCGAAAGCTGGTCATGGGATTCGACCAACACCAAGCTCACCTTCAAGCTGCGGCAGGGTGTGAAATGGCACGACGGCCAGCCGTTCACGGCAAAGGACGTGCAATGCACCTGGCGGATGCTGATCGGCAAGAGCGAGACCCAGGACTTCAAGCGCAATCCGCGCAAGGTCTGGTACACCAAGCTCAAGGACGTCAGCATCAACGGCGATTATGAGGCGACGTTCGAATTGAGCGAGCCGCAGCCGGGGCTGCTGGCGCTGCTCGCCAGCGCTTTCTCGGTCGTCTATCCCTGCCACGTGCCGCAGCAGGTGATGCGCACCAAGCCGATCGGCACCGGGCCGTTCAAATTCGTCGAGTTCAGGCGCGGCGATTCGATCCGGCTCGTGCGTAACCCGGATTACTTCAAGAAGGACCGGCCGTATCTCGACGAGATCACGGTGCGCACGATCGACAGCCGCGCGACGCGCATGCTGGCGTTTGCGACCGGCGACTACGACATCACCTTTCCCTCCGACGTCACCATTCCCCTGATGAAGGACGTCAAGGCGCGGGCGCCGAACGCGATCTGCGAGATGACGGCGACCAACACCCAGATCAATCTGATGGTCAACCGCGTCAATCCGCCGTTCGACAATCCCGACATCCGCCGCGCGATGTCGCTGGCGCTGGACCGCAAGGCCTTCAACACCATCCTGTTCGAGGGCAACGGGCGGCTCGGCGGCGCCATGCTCGCGAAGCCGGAAGGCGAGTGGGGCATGCCGCCCGATGTGCTGGCGACGCTGCCGGGCTATGGGCCTGATACCGAGAAGAATATCGCGGAGGCGCAAGCGATCATGCAGAAGCTCGGCTACAGCGACGCCAAGCCGCTGCCGATCAAGATCCAGACCCGCAACCTACCGACCTATCGCGATCCGGCGGTGATCCTCGCCGACCAGCTCAAGAAGATCTACATCGTGGCCGAGCTGGACATTCTGGATACGCCGCGCTGGTACTCCCGGCTGCAGCGCAAGGACTACACGATCGGGCTGAACGTGACCGGCGTCAGCGTCGACGATCCCGACGGCAATCTGGTCGAAAACTACTCCTGCCACTCCGAGCGCAACTACACCCAGTATTGCAATGCGGAGGTCGACAAGCTGCTGGCCGCGCAGTCCCGCGAGCTGGACAAGGACAAGCGCAGGCAGCTCGTGTTCGACATCGAACGCCTGCTGGCCGAGGACGCGGCGCGCCCGATCATCCTGCACTCATCGGCCGGCAATTGCTGGCAGCCCTATGTGAAGAACTTCCATCCGCACGACAACAGCCAGTACAACAATCTGCGGTTTGAGGACGTGTGGCTGGATAAATGACGTGTGGCTGGATAAATAATGCGTCCTGCCCCGCTGGCGACGACATGCGCCGCCGCCCTTCGCACACGCGAAGCGCTCGCGCCGATCGCCGGGTGTCAGAGTAGCGACGGCACCGTCAGTCAGGCCGCGTAGAGATCCATCGGGACATCCGAAGCCGCTACGGAAGTTCGGATATCAGCTTGGTCCACTCGGCCTCGGGCCAGGCCCGTGAGGTGCAGGTCCGTATGTTTCCCTGAGAACTGAGGGCAAGTGCGAGCTTTGTGATGTGGTCGCCGAGCGGCGCTTCGGCGAGGAGAAGAAGGTCATGCTCGCCGGAGGTGAGATAGACCTCCTTGATTTCGACGCCGAGCGTCTTGGCGAGTTCTCTCGCCGCTCGGCTGCGCTTGGGAGCTTCCCGCACATTACGAATTCCCTGGTCGGTCCAGTCGATCCTCACTATGAATGTCGCCATGTCGTCCTCCAAGGGTTACGCATTCCCCTTGTCTGCCGCGCGCGGCAGGCCAACCTGCTTCATGTTGAAGCTGAGGGAGCGCCATATAAGGCAGGCGCTACTTTCAGACTGAGATGCCTGCCGACGGCCTGACCGCTGCCTGTTCCGTCAAACGGCGACGTCGGCCCGTCCCGTCTCAAAGGGCAGCTCCCCCGAGATTACGCCATGTCCTTTGCTCAAGGAAGAGGGCTCCCCGCGTTGTGATCGCAAACGCGGTGGCAAGGCTCGGTGATCACACGATATTCGCGTAAGCGAGAGCACTGCGTCGAGATCACACGCTCTGCGCAAAGGATAAGGGCCGCAGAAGGCTTTCGCTTGCCGGGCTGCCATTTGGTGCAAGTCAAGTCAGGTGTGGGTGTAGTCACCCGGTTTCAATCCGAGGGCTTTGACAGCCGCTTCGGGAAGCGGCCCCCACGCTTCGACCCTTTCATTCGGGGCCATCATTTCCGCAATAATTGCCGTGGCCTTTGCCGCGTCTCCTTCAGCAACGAAGAAGACCGAGCGAACGGGCGGGCCGCCGTCCAACGGCTCAGTTGTTACGAGGACAACCTGACCATTTGCCATGCCCTCATATATCACTATCGCGGCGCTGTTTCCACGGATCCCATCGATCGATCTCGGCGATCCGGCCGGCGACGTGCGCGCCAAGAGAGAAGCCGCCACGGTATTGCATCGTGGCGGCTCGAACACCAAATAGTTGAACGTGGGAGGCAGAACCGCTCCAGGAGAGTGAGCGTGGCCAGCAAAAGAGCAAACGAAGAGCTCCCCGTCATTGCGCGCTTTGAGGTGCGCCGCCGCAACTACCTCGCGCCGGACGGCGCGATGAACCGGCCGCTTCCCGCCTTCGCCAGCGATGCCAAGCTGCTCGTCGAACTTTACCGTTCGATGGTGCTCTTGCGCCTGTTTGACCGAAAGGCTGTCGCATTGCAGCGCACTGGCCGGCTGGGAACCTATGCCGTTTCGCTCGGCCAGGAGGCGGTGTCGGTCGGCATCGCGAGTGCGATGCGGGAAGATGATGTTCTGCTGCCCTCTTATCGTGACAATGGCGCGTTGCTCTGGCGTGGCGTCAAGCTGGAGGAGATCCTGCTGTTCTGGGGCGGCGATGAACGGGGCAATCAATTCTCCGGTCCGGTTCACGATTTCCCGTTCTGCGTTCCCGTCGGATCACAGGCGCCGCATGCCGCCGGTGTGGCCTATGCCTTGAAGCTGCGCAAGCAGCCGAGCGTGGCCGTCTGCCTGTTTGGCGACGGAGCCACTTCGAAAGGCGATGTCTACGAGGCCATGAATTTTGCCGGCGTGCACAAATTGCCGGTCGTATTCGTCGCCACCAACAATCAATGGGCCATATCCGTGCCGCTGCGGCTGCAGACCGCTTCTGAAACGCTGGCCCAGAAGGCGATCGCTGCCGGGTTCAGCGGCGAGCAAGTGGATGGTTGCGACGTGGTGGCGATGCGCGCCGCGGCCGAGGAGGCCATTGCCGCTGCCCGCGACGGCAAGGGCCCTCACTTCATCGAAGCGGTCACCTACCGGCTCGGCGATCACACGACGTCAGATGATGCATTGCGCTATCGTTCGGCCGAAGAAGTCCAGGCGCATTGGAAGGAAGAGCCGATCGCGCGCCTCAGGTCATATCTTGTCGGTCAGAAGATGTGGACCAAGGCGGACGAGGAGCAGCTTGCCGCCGAGTGCCATCAGCGCATCGAGGCGGCGGTGGAGCGTTATCTGACGACGCCGCCGCGCCGGCCAGAAACCATGTTCGACAACCTCTATGCCGATCTGCCCGAGGCGTATGCCGTGCAGCGTCGCGAACTCGCGGGAGAGGACGATGCCTGAAGTGACGTTGGTCGAAGCCATCAATCTGGCGCTCGGCCGCGCGATGGCTGATGATCCCGCTGTGGTCGTGCTCGGCGAAGATATCGGTGTCAATGGCGGCGTCTTCCGCGCGACCATCGGCTTGCAAGAGCGCTTCGGTCCGGAGCGCGTCCTTGATACGCCGCTTGCCGAACTCCTGATCAGCGGTCTCTGCGTCGGCATGGCCGCGCAGGGACTGAAGCCCGTCGGCGAAATCCAGTTCATGGGATTCATTTATCCCTGTCTCGATCAGCTGGTGAACCACGCATCACGGATGCGTAACCGTACCCAGGGACGGCTTACCTGTCCGATGGTTCTGCGCACGCCGCATGGTGCCGGCATTCGCGCGCCCGAGCATCATTCCGAAAGCACCGAAGCGATGCTCGCCCACATTCCGGGCCTGCGTGTCGTCATGCCTTCGTCGCCGGAGCGCGCCTATGGACTTCTCCTCGCCGCGATCCGAGATCCCGATCCGGTGGTGTTCCTGGAGCCGACGCGACTGTACCGCGCGGCGAAAGGCGAGGTCGAGGACAACGGCGAAGCCTTGCCGCTGGATCACGCCTTCGTCTTGAGGGAAGGTCGCGACGTCACGCTGATCAGCTGGGGCGCGATGCTGAGGGAAACGATGGCCGCAGCGGACGCGCTCGCCGATGAGGGGATCGCTGCGGAGGTCGTCGACCTCGCCACGCTCAAGCCCTACGATGAGGACACCGTGCTCGGATCGGTCGCAAAGACCGGGCGCTGCGTCATCGTGCACGAGGCGGCGCACACCGGCGGATTTGGCGCGGAGATCGCCGCTCTGATCGCCGAGCGCGGACTATCCTCGCTGCTCGCACCCGTGACCCGCGTTACCGGCTATGACACGATCGTCCCGATGGCCCGCCTTGAGCAACGCTACATGCCGTCGGTCGGACGCATCGTGACCGCAGCCCGAAAGGCGTGCCAGTACAACTGAACACTAGCGGACCTTGTGCCATGCGCCAGTTCACGTTGCCGGACCTTGGTGAAGGTCTTGAAGAAGCGGAAATCGTCACCTGGTACGTCAACGAGGGCGACCACGTCGTGACCGACCAGCCGCTCGTTTCGGTCGAGACCGACAAGGCGGTGGTCGAGATACCGGCGCCGTCGAACGGACGCATCGCGCGTCTGTTCGGTGCCAAGGGCGATATCGTGAAGGTCGGCGCGCCGCTCGTGGAGTTTGCCGAAGGCGCCGGGGAGGACACCGGCACGATTGTGGGCGAGCTCGGCACCGGCGAGCAACAGCCGGCGGCAGCAACTCCTTCGACGCCGCCCAGCGCGCAGGGAGCTCACGTGTTTCCGGCGGTGCGCGCCCTCGCGCGCAAGCTTGACGTCGCGCTCGATCTCGTCGAGGCGACGGGGCCCGGCGGCACCATCACGCGGGCAGATGTCGAGAGGGCGGCGAAGCGGATGTCTCACGGCGGACCCGCCGAGCCGCTGCGCGGCTTGCGCCGCGCGATGGCGCAACGCATGGCGGCGGCGCACGCGGAAATCGTCCCTGCGACGGTCACCGATGAAGCCGACATCGACGACTGGCGACAGGGCGAGGACGTGACAATCCGTCTGGTGCGCGCGATCGCTGCCGCCTGCAAAGCAGAGCCCGCGCTCAATGCCTGGTATC
The DNA window shown above is from Bradyrhizobium sp. ISRA464 and carries:
- a CDS encoding GYD domain-containing protein: MATFIVRIDWTDQGIRNVREAPKRSRAARELAKTLGVEIKEVYLTSGEHDLLLLAEAPLGDHITKLALALSSQGNIRTCTSRAWPEAEWTKLISELP
- a CDS encoding peptidase, which produces MTYCCGILVRDGLVMIADTRTNAGLDNVSTFRKLHIFETPGERIMAVASAGNLAISQSVLSTLTEGMADPQTGELETLMNAPTMFQAAQRIGRAIRAVHATEGEALRGEDISFDVSFLFGGQIKGSRMRLFMVYTAGNFIECTTDTPYLQIGEHKYGKPVLDRAMHYDVELYEALKTGLISMDSTMRSNLGVGLPIDVLVVRADACEADLNHRIEAGEPYFHDLRSRWSAALRAAHQNIPRPPYKTEIEAKAKKEETR
- the pdhA gene encoding pyruvate dehydrogenase (acetyl-transferring) E1 component subunit alpha; this translates as MASKRANEELPVIARFEVRRRNYLAPDGAMNRPLPAFASDAKLLVELYRSMVLLRLFDRKAVALQRTGRLGTYAVSLGQEAVSVGIASAMREDDVLLPSYRDNGALLWRGVKLEEILLFWGGDERGNQFSGPVHDFPFCVPVGSQAPHAAGVAYALKLRKQPSVAVCLFGDGATSKGDVYEAMNFAGVHKLPVVFVATNNQWAISVPLRLQTASETLAQKAIAAGFSGEQVDGCDVVAMRAAAEEAIAAARDGKGPHFIEAVTYRLGDHTTSDDALRYRSAEEVQAHWKEEPIARLRSYLVGQKMWTKADEEQLAAECHQRIEAAVERYLTTPPRRPETMFDNLYADLPEAYAVQRRELAGEDDA
- a CDS encoding dihydrolipoamide acetyltransferase family protein, with product MRQFTLPDLGEGLEEAEIVTWYVNEGDHVVTDQPLVSVETDKAVVEIPAPSNGRIARLFGAKGDIVKVGAPLVEFAEGAGEDTGTIVGELGTGEQQPAAATPSTPPSAQGAHVFPAVRALARKLDVALDLVEATGPGGTITRADVERAAKRMSHGGPAEPLRGLRRAMAQRMAAAHAEIVPATVTDEADIDDWRQGEDVTIRLVRAIAAACKAEPALNAWYHSGSGERRLIERIDLGIAVDTGGGLIVPVLRNVAERSVSDLRAGLDRLRADAIARAIPPEELRGATITLSNFGMIGGRFANLIIVPPQTAIVGAGRISERVVAHGGQIAVRRTLPLSLTFDHRVVTGGEAARFLVVLKSELERIP
- a CDS encoding ABC transporter substrate-binding protein translates to MSFRLAACIAALGLVTMAASPALAQKKGGTLRLYHNDNPPSTSLLEESTIASVMPFAAVFNNLVVFDPAKVHESIDTVIPDLAESWSWDSTNTKLTFKLRQGVKWHDGQPFTAKDVQCTWRMLIGKSETQDFKRNPRKVWYTKLKDVSINGDYEATFELSEPQPGLLALLASAFSVVYPCHVPQQVMRTKPIGTGPFKFVEFRRGDSIRLVRNPDYFKKDRPYLDEITVRTIDSRATRMLAFATGDYDITFPSDVTIPLMKDVKARAPNAICEMTATNTQINLMVNRVNPPFDNPDIRRAMSLALDRKAFNTILFEGNGRLGGAMLAKPEGEWGMPPDVLATLPGYGPDTEKNIAEAQAIMQKLGYSDAKPLPIKIQTRNLPTYRDPAVILADQLKKIYIVAELDILDTPRWYSRLQRKDYTIGLNVTGVSVDDPDGNLVENYSCHSERNYTQYCNAEVDKLLAAQSRELDKDKRRQLVFDIERLLAEDAARPIILHSSAGNCWQPYVKNFHPHDNSQYNNLRFEDVWLDK
- a CDS encoding alpha-ketoacid dehydrogenase subunit beta, which encodes MPEVTLVEAINLALGRAMADDPAVVVLGEDIGVNGGVFRATIGLQERFGPERVLDTPLAELLISGLCVGMAAQGLKPVGEIQFMGFIYPCLDQLVNHASRMRNRTQGRLTCPMVLRTPHGAGIRAPEHHSESTEAMLAHIPGLRVVMPSSPERAYGLLLAAIRDPDPVVFLEPTRLYRAAKGEVEDNGEALPLDHAFVLREGRDVTLISWGAMLRETMAAADALADEGIAAEVVDLATLKPYDEDTVLGSVAKTGRCVIVHEAAHTGGFGAEIAALIAERGLSSLLAPVTRVTGYDTIVPMARLEQRYMPSVGRIVTAARKACQYN